GCTGCAGAGCCCCAGGACAAGGCCCTCTCTGCACATGGCCCTCACCACccaccctcaccctcaccctccCTGCACCTTCCCATCTCCAGGGCCACTGTCCTCTCTCTTTCCAGGACCTGATGCAGTAGCTTCCCCACATGAGGGATGGTGTGGTGAGGGTCTCCCTCTGCCTTACGTGTTTCAGCTAGGTCCATGTGCTCCTGGCCATGCCAGGAGGGACAGGATGCCATTCTTCTGTGCTAAATTGCAATCTTCCTGTATAGAATGCATATTTTCTACAAGTGCATTAAGGGCCAATATGTGATCAAGAATAAGGCTCAAGAGCCCTGGGAGAGGAGTAAGGAAACATCTTGTGGACTGTACATCCCaacagctgtgtgcactgggcagaGGTCCTGTCCAGCATCACTCCCTACTATTCTAGGtcgctcctgaggctgagggtgCACAATGAGAGAGCTGTGCTGCAGCAGGTTCTGAAGACCAGGGTGCAAACACCCAGGTGCTGCTCCTGACCAGGGCCCTGAGGCTGCAGCACCACAtggcaggaggcaggaggcaaAGAGAGGCAGACGGGACTGGACCCCTGAGTGGTGCTGGGGTCCCCTGGGGCTCAGGGTGCCAGGAAGGCTCTACCAGCCCTAGGGAGTCTCCCACTGAAGTGCCATTGATCCACACTTGGGGCACCACCAGTAAACCCCTTCATCTGCTAGATTCCTAATTACCTGCATTGACAAAGATGTCATCAATTTTCACAAGGACACAGTTCAACTGTGGTCTCCATGACACACATCAATAGTTAAAGGGAACTAATGGCTCCTGGTAATGGGAAGGCTCTCTCCTGGGTCTGAGAGAGCAGGAGATCACAGCTCTGTGACCTTAGTGTCCAGCTGTGCTGCTGCTCCTCCCACAGTGACCTCTGTGACATGCCAGGCATCTCCACCATGACCATGAAGGACACACAGGGCTGCCTCCACCAGGTGACCTTCCTGCTCCTGTGACTGCCTGAGCTGAAGGAGACCCACTGCACATCTGTGGTCAAACAGAGCCACCTGGAGCTGACCCACCAGTGACAGGGACTCACTTGATTAATCCTCCTAGAGCCCAGGACCTTGAGAAGTGGACCTGTCCTCTCCTGGTTGACCCCGTGTGACCCATGGCTTCTCCTGCACTAGCTCTGCCCCAGAACCTCAGGCCAAGGAGCCCAATGTCTGATCACACTTGAGATCCTGCCCAGGTGATCAGAGGCCAAACATCTGGCTGACCCTGAGGGACAGCAGCAGTGACCCTGGGAAGAGCAGCCTGGGTTCCACTTGCTCTGCCCCAGTCAGATGTCCCCAGAGGCCGAGAGGCCCAGAGACCAGGGAGGGCAGGACAGGGGCTTCACAGGTGGGCTGGGAGGGCTGCACAGTGTCCATGCACTTTGTTCCAGGATGAAGGAGAAGCCCAAATCCAGGTGCACTGCAGGGATGCTCCTGGCATCTGGGACGCTGTAGCTGCTGCAGACAGTGGGGACCTGCTGCCTGGGACACAGCACATGGGTCTGCAGAGCAGAGGGGAGAGGTGGACGAGCTGAGCCCTCCACATCTGTGGTCCCAGCTGAAGGACTTTCCTCATCTGCACCATCATGGACTGAGGCTGAGAGGACAAGGGACCAGGGACCTGTGCTCCACCCTGCACCCACTGCTGCCCTGGTGGGGACGATGGCACAGCTGTGCTCACACCCTTATGTATCAGTACAGCTGCTTCAAGTCAGCCAAGGTGCAGAGGGGAGTGGGAAGCCAGAGGCAGACTCAGTGAGCTGACAGGGGCCCAGAATTCTGAAGATGGGCTGTCATCCACCAGGAACTTCATGGTCCTTAAATGAACACTGGGTGCAGCAAACACACACTTTTTTCTTCATCCACAAAGGGGCTCCAGTGACCCCACAAGCCCTATCCTGTACTGTCCATGAGCTGCTTCATGGAGCAGAGGAATTGAAGAGAAAAGCACATGCCCAGACACTGGGATATTCCTGTCACTTGCATTTCCTGGACAGCATGAACAACATGTTTAATATTATGAGTTAATCTTTCATGAATAAAATGCCACCAACCATCTCGAACATGTTCAAGTTTGCTCTGAGCATAGATGTCTCTAAGGTCTCTACTCAGAGCTGCTATATAGCAGGAGGACATGCAAATAGGGCCTCCCTCTGCTCATGAAAACCAGCCCACCTGACCCTGCAGCTCTGCACAGGAGCCCACCCTGGACTCCCAGCTCAGCCCATTCAGTGATCAGGACTGAACACAGCTGCTCACCATGGAGAGTGTGCTCAGCTGGGTTTTCCTGGTGGCTGTTTTCAAAGGTAATGAATGGAGAACCAGAGATCCTGAGTGTGTGAGGGGACAGGAGTGAGAGGGAGAGTGGGTGAGTGACAGTGTCCTGACCAGGCTGCCTCTGTGTTTGCAGGTGTCCAGTGTGAGGTGCAGCTGGTGGAGTCTGGGGGAGGCCTGGTGCAGCCTGGGGGTTCCCTGCGACTCTCCTGTGCAGCATCTGGATTCACCTTCAGTGACTACTGGATGCACTGGGTCCGCCAGGCTCCAGGGAAGGGGCTGGAGTGGGTCTCATACattagtagtagtagtggtaCCATTAACTATGCTGACTCTGTGAAGGGCCGATTCACCATCTCCAGAGAAAACTCCAAGAACACCCTGTACCTACAAATGAGCAGTCTGAGAGCAGAGGACACAGCCACCTATTACTGTGCCAGGGACACAGTGAGGGGACCTCAGTGTGAGCCCAGACACAAACCTCCTGCAGGGTGCCCAGGGCCAGCAGGGGGCGCTCAGCACACAGGAGTCAGGTCAGCCAGGAGCAGGTGCAGAGGGAGGAGAGAGCAGCTCAGCTCAGGCCCTGAGGTCCCTGCCCACCCAGCACCTCCCTGACTTAGCCTTCCtgtgtgatagtaggagcaaatgtgactccattttgttttatgacttcatcctgtaaaacaaccataccaaatagaagagtcatgactggggcaagatgttcttttccttttgctatagaaacctttaagagcacggaactacctaatagggcactgtttctgtaactagggtaatggggctctgttctgtaactggggtgactgggataACTGTGACTGGTAAGGCTTCCCAtcgcttgactgcactgtcctgcttctgtaacctggcttgcttgcattggctagacccccgaacatcccttttgtggttttcaggcttataaggagcacccttgcaattgttcagggctgatcaggggaacagctttatgttctggtcagccgccaccggTGTGTGTCagtaaaggcttgattcgattatatgtgagtggtctggaagtcagtttatgaaaccctgggacaaagctttaactataacacctGCAGATTCTCAAGGTCCCTCCTCTGCCAGACCCTCTGTGAGGTGGTTCTTCTCTAGGTCCTGCTTGTCTGGAATTCTCTCAGCACAGACCAGGCAATTTTGCAGATGGAGGTTACTTTTCAGGGACATTTCCTGAGCATGGCCTTTAAAGTGCAGTTTAcagatttttcttttcctcattaAGTATCGAATCCAGGGTGCTCCACCCTTGAGCTCCATTCTAGGCTTTACGtgtcttattttgagataggtcatCCCTAagatgcccaggctgaccttgaagttatgattctcctgcctcagacttcagTATCCTGGGGGCTACAGGTGAGCTCCCCACACCTGTCTGAACTTTATGGACTCCTGACACCATGTCTCACTCCCTGTCTGTTCAGGAGATTCCCATGTACTCTTCAAATGACTCCTTACAATTCCCTGTCCACCCAGTGACCTTCCTGTGATGGATCAGGTCACAGCATACAGTTCTCACTGGAGCCCACCTACTGCCAGAACTTTCCACCCCTGGGGACCATGTGCAATGTCTGGAGGGAGTTGTTTTCACATGTAAAGGAGGGATTGCCCTGGCTTCTAGATTTTAGAGACCAATGAGGCTGCCATGCATCCAACCATCACAGAAGAGTACCCACAGTGAGGAATTATCTGACATGAATGTGCATGGACTAACCAGAAAAATGGTGACAGAAAAGCCGAAATCTTAATAAAATGCACAAAATGTGTATATTCAGAGTGAACCTTGTGTGTGTGAGCTGTCTTTCCCTCATGATGAGGCTCTGTGACACCCACACCTCAAACCTAGGGCTCCATATGGTGGACACACCCACTCCTCATGCAGCTGTGCATGGCCTGTGGACAGGGATGACCTAAGCAAAGTCTTCAAGAGAAAGGGGCACCCTGGGCAAGGACCCAGTGGGAAGGATGGTCTGCTATTCAGGTCAGCTCAGCCACTGGCCTCAGGCCCCAGAGGAAATGCTGTGTCCAGGACCACACTGACCCCATCTCACTATGAGCTGACCCTGAGCCTGAGATGCCCCAGGACAGCTGGCTGCTGGGGAGAGGCAGCGTGGAGCCTGCCTGGGTTTCTGGCCACTGTGGCTGCATTGCAGGGTCACAGACAGGGACACctggctctgtccctgctcacatCAGTGCCCACCCTGTCCTGAGGGTCTGCTCCAGTCTGGGTGAGGATGAGCAGAGGCAATGTCTACATCCCAGATGGTCCTAAGAACCCAGCAGCTGTGGGAAGACATGGAACCCCCAGTCCCCTTTGACTTCAGCACTGACACCACCAGTCAgcaactgtgttttactttcaTTTTAATACACTTTTAGCTGTAGGTGGGCACAATGCCTTATTTACTGGTGTGTTTCCCGGGTGCTGATGGTCAGACCAGGCCTCCCACAAGGGCTCTGCACTGGCCTCAACCCAGCCCCACACACTCCTCCTGCTGTTGTGATGCATTGGTTTTTCTTGACAGTCCCTGGGTTTCTTCCTGATGACTCCCAGGGCCCATGGTCACACAGGACAGTGGGGCTCCTCTGACATGGTCACAGCAGGTGGGACATGGTGGCTGCACTCTTTCCCTAGtgcttcctcttcctcccctctcccctcccccacccctccctcttctctcctggttttctggtatttatttatttatcttctctATTAAGTGCCACTCAGCTTCTGAGTTGGTCCACACACAGCTGAACCCCCTTGTCTGACCACCTGTCCTGGAGGGTGGGGAACTGCCTTTCTCCTTCTCAGTGGCTCTGCTGCACCAGGTGAGACTGTGGGTCTTCGAGGCCAACTGACCACCACCTGCACCTGTGTCCTGTGTAGAGATGTGGCTTGAACCCCCTCCTTCTGGGGGTCCCTGTCCCTGTGCTGTGCTTTGGGGTCGAGTGCTGGACATCACTCCCTCCAATCCTCCTGAGACCCAGTCCCCAGCCCTGTCCATCACACTCTGTCTCCCACAGGGCAGTCTGTCCATTCACATGGAAGTGCCTGTTGATCTTATCCACACATAGACCTCCAGCCAGGACCCAGTGCCTCTCCTACTCCcagaaaggggctggggctgggctccgAGGACCCAGGGAAGAGTGGACCTAAGTGGCTGTCCACTCTGGACACTCAAAAGCACGTCCTCCTGTGCAGGAGAAATAATAGGAAGGGGAGAGTGGAGGGGATTCTGAAGTGAAGTGTGTGAGCAGAGGTGCCCTGGAGGGTGTCCACGCTGCCCACTGAGTCCCTTCAACtccagcccctcccagctctggcaCCTCTGCTGGAAGGCCAAGTCCTGCATGGGGGTTGCAGGGCCTCTCCAGCCAGGGCCCTGGGCTTTCCCTGGTCAGCACAGCCCAGCTCCCCtgaggtcagtgtctgctgggctGAGGTCTGTTACTGACCCTGCTTCTCCCGGCCTGGTGGGAAGGTGTctgtccaactgctgagaaaggaCTTAAGGATTCTGAGGTGCCCCTTAAGGTCATGACTCACAGTGTCCTAGTAATACAACCAGGAAGCACTGAGGTGGGGCCTGGGTTGTGGGGCGCTGTGAGAACTGATGAGGGGAACAGACGCAGCCCCTCGGGGCCCTGGCGCAGTCTCTGCACTGAGCACATGAGGTCTGGTTTCCCTTGATGGCCCCTGACCCCACAGGGGAGCCAGCAGACGGCAGCACCTGGGGCCCAGGAGAGGACAGGCCCCAGGTGGGTGCCCACCTGCAGCAGGACCCTCCTCAGGCAGCACACTGAGCTTTGCCCAGGAACGGGCTGGGCACCAGGAGCATGGCCCATgctgctcaggaaaggcccccaCAGGTACCATGGAGATGTGAAGAGATGAGGCAAGGACTGGGCACTGCCGCTGGTCAGATGTTCCTTACTCCAaagagcagggccttctcctaaGCCCACTGCTGAGAGGGACCCTCGGTTTTGTTGGCAGCATTTGGACTGCTCAGCTGTGCACCCCATCTTCCCTGGGGCAGGAGTGTCCCCACATTCCCCCCACCCTCCCTCCTGAGGATGATGGGGAATGGACACTGCTCCTGGGACCAGAGCAGGGCTGGCCCCTGGGTCTGTAGACACATTTCCAGGTGAGACGTGTGGGGAGGATGGGGCTGGAACCTGACAGGCAGGTGGTGTCACAGCTGAGGGTTCAGACAGCAGCATCCTGGGCCTGGGCTGCCCTACACTGCCACCCCCGTCCAGCACAGGCAGCTGAACTGAAGTCACTGTGTGAATTTGGGGTGACACACAGTACCACAGACACAGAATACCTTTTATAACCTTCATGATGGCTTTCTCCATCCCCCAGCCTCAGGGTCCCCAAAAGGGGGACAAGAGAAGGTCAGAGGGCTGACAGGAGAGAGGGGGCACGTTCAGAAGTGGACTTTTATTTTGGGTGATGCTGTTTCTTAGAATTTTCTATCTGAAAAAGGCAGAAGGgcaggattacaaaggaacaggtgagtgtgacTGAACCCCAGCAGGTGACGCCTACTCCAGGAGCCACACCCTGGTATCCCAGCTGGGGAGCCCCCAAGTTACTGGACCTGGCACTACCCTGCCCGACTGAATGCAGTAACTGTTCAGAACCTGAAGCATCAGGACTTAAGGGGGTTCATGGAGGGCGGCTTCCCTCACTAATGGCTCTCCTCACCTGGGACCTACGCTGAGCTGATCCCTTGGAATCCAGGGAAACCTCTGCAGATGGAGAGGGAGCTGGGCATAGAGAGGGAGTCACATGTCAGTGCACAGCTCCTCTGGGGACAGCCACTTAGACAGTCTGTCTCCTCCTCTTCCCAAATGGTCTCCATCACATGTTGCATCCAGTCTCCCTGCTAGTGCTGATGTGTCCTGGATTACAGGACATTAGAAGATGAGGAAGGCTGCACCTATGTCACACAACCTACATGACAGTGTCACATATTGTCCAGGAACAGAAGGACCATGTCACAGTAGCAGACAGTGGGAGAGAAAGCAGTGTGCTGGCCCCAGAACTGAGCACTCAGTACCCAGAGCCTGAGTGTGTGTGGGGAGTGAGACTGGGCACCAGGAAGGGAGCAGGGTCCTGAGGCAGGGCTGGGCTCAGGAGGGTGGGCTCCCCCTCTGACAGCCTCCAGCCCCCTGAAACCACCTGCTCTCCTCTCACAGGTAAAGCTCCACCTGGGTTCCAGACAGGGACACATCTCAGGGCACAGAGGACCTGGGCAGCCTGACCCCAGCCTCTCCAGATATCAGAAGAGCCTCACCCACAtgcaaatccctcctcctgctctgGGTTCAAAGGCCCTCTGGGCTGTGGGAGCTCCCAGCTCTCTGCTCAGACAGGGCTGAGGTCTCTGGGAAGCAGGTGTGGTCTAGAAGATGAGGCTGCTGGGTCTGGTCCTGTGCCTGGCCACAGCTCCCCAAGGTGAGTGTCCCCAGTGTCAGACCTGGGTCCATGGGGAGGTTGTGACTGCAGGTGACTGACAGGGTGTGACTGTCCTTGTCCCCAGGTGTCCTGTGCCAGGTGCAGCTGCAGGAGTCAGGACCTGGCCTGGTGAAGCCCTCGCAGACCCTGTCCCTCACCTGTGCTGTCTCTGGATTCTCCATCACAACCAGTTACTACTGCTGGGAGTGGATCCGTCAGCCCCCAGGACAGGGGCTGGAATGGATAGGGGACATATGTTATAATGGTAACACTTACTACAATCCATCCCTCAAGAGCCGAGTGTCCATCTCCAGAGACACGTCCAAGAACCAGTTCTCCCTGCAGCTGAGCTCTATGACCACTGAGGACACAGCCACCTATTACTGTGCCAGAGACACAGTGAGGGGACCTCAGTGTGAGCCCAGACACAAACCTCCTGCAGGGTGCCCAGGACCAGCAGGGGGTGCTCAGCACACAGGAGCTCAGGTCAGCCCAGGAGCAGGTGCAGAGGAGGAGAGAACTTGACCTCAGTCCTGAGCCTCCTCCCAAGCAGCTCCTCCTGAGAGCCCCAGCTATGGGGTCCTAGAGCAGCCTCCTCCCCTTGGACACCACTCGTTTCTCTCCAGGTGAGGTGTGTCAGGAGCGCTCCTCTTCAGCAGCGGCTGCACAGTCTCCTCTCCAGCTGAGGCTTTCTGTGCAGTGACAGGCTCTGCTCAGGGCCATCACGTGAGCTGTGTGGACACTTCATGGCTTGGGGAACTCCCTCCACTCTCAGAAGGGTCTGGATGTTCCCCTGCCCAGTGTCCCTCCCAATCCAGTGTTCCCTGTGACCTTCCTGTGACTGATCTGTGCACTTGGCACATGTAGAGGTCATAGCCCACATTGTTCCTGAGCCTTCCAGCCACAGGGGACCTTTGACAATGACAAGGCACAGTCTGTCTTGTCACAGGTTAATGAACAGACGGTCGTGCCACCATGTAGGTGATAGAGACCATGGATTCAGCTGATAGTCTAAAGCCACCGTCAGCAGGCACAACAAGGTGTCCTCTGTCCCCAAACATAAGCAGGACTGAGCTGAGGGATGCCAACATGAAGCCCTAAACCTGGTCTCAATGCACAGAACGTGTGTATTCAGAGTGAACTTTGGAGTACGTGAGCTCTAACCTCATGATGAGGCTCTGTGACACCAGAACTCCAACCCATGGTCCCAAAGGGCAGAGGTGCCACTCCTCATGCAGCTGTGTGGCCTGTGGACAGGGGTGACCTGAGGAAGGGCTTGGAGGGAAAGGGGCTCCCTTGGCACAGACTCAGATGGGAGGGTGGTCAGCTCTGCATGGACTGTGGGAGCTGCAGGTTGGCTCTGCCACTGGCCTCAGGACCCCGAGACATGCTGTGCCCAGGACCACTCTGACCCCAACTTGGTTGGGAGCTGACCCTGAGCCTGAGAATCCCCAGGACACCTGCTGCTGGGGAGAAGCAACTTGGAGCCTGGTTACTGCTGGAGCTGGATCCGTCAGCCCCCAGGGAAGTGGTTTCCAGCCACCGTGCTGGACTGCAGGGTCACAGACAGGGACACCCTGGACTCTGTTCCTGCTCATATCAGTGCCCACCCTGTCCTGGAGCCCAGCTCCAGTCTGGGTGAGGATGAGCATGGGCAATGTTTACATCCCAGATTGTCCTAAGCTTGTCCTGGAACATGCCATGAAATAGAATCACTTTATGTATTTTCAAATTATGTTTTGAGAGCTAGAGCACAGACTTTAtataaaacatttattatttgcTAAGTTAAAGTTTTATGTTCTGTATCACCATAAGCCTCTTATgtttttattaataataaatcCAAGTTTTAatcacttttaatattttatttgagcATCATAATCATAGAAAAATGGGTGCTTCATTATCACACGTTGGTAGAGGATAAACAGATGGTGAAGAGGAAATGCTTCTGTGTATTCTGTGTGTCtgactgctgagagccattgccatgcgtcattcctacttggcccaccaaatgccacagtctggctgggcacaaaatcacgagccactcacagccttgtagattcaaacagcaattctttatttccgaactcacaccgacactctacaaacaccttctgtggaaatccacgttctgggccaaatccacactctccacTGGACTCTGTATCCCAAAATActctgaatcccatgagaactcaatgggaactcaaggcGCCTGAGGCaataggatacgccctattcccagcaggaataaccttaaacctggaacctccctaaactcaaggagcaggattctccctaatcccagcaggatacaccctaaacctggatccgccctggtccttgagcaaggtcaccttacatgcaatgtcactgcaaatgacctgggtccaatatgGGGAGTCCTTCCTCTatgcaacattgggtaggctgacaaagaaattgccatgcgtcattcctacttggcaatggctctcagcaactGACATTTCTGTATGGGGCTTACTCCTTTCAATTTATTATCTTTCTTTACACAAAATATAAATGCAATGATTTGcctttgtttttaagtcctttgtagcCTTACAATTAACTCTCTATAATCATAATCCTacactttatttgttttttagcaaACAAAGATAATATTGCATTTTAATTAAGAGTGACTTTCCACAGTGGTGTAGTTTCTGTCTCTCAGGATTTGCTCTGTGTGTTCACTAGGCTTCTCCCTGAGCCTTGGTAGTTGCTAGGAGCACTTTTAAAATACCAAACGCCCCTTAATAGCAAAGATTCTGTATTTGATTGCTTAAGCCTGTTTTATGAGTATAATATATTCACTTAGATACATAAACTAGACTTATGGATTTGACattggaatatatttttaaattcatgaatAAGCAATGAGGTGTTGTATGTTGTGGTCTTTCTCATGTGAAGATGTTTCATCATCCACATCACTCAGAATGTCAGCAACTCTCTCCATCAGACAACAGCTGGCCATTCCAGGTGTATTTTAACACTTACACTGATACCCAGCTCTAATGAGGCAGAAGCCAGCACCCTGACATAGGGGTGCCAGGCACCATGGTGGATCCCAGGCTGTGCACACGCAACTGTCCATCGCCTGTCCCTCCTGGGTATGGGGGGCCACCAGCTGCTCTGCCCCAGTCACTGAGAAGCACAGCCTGGCTGTGGTCACAGGTGCCCTGTGAGCTGCAGAGCCCCAGGACAAGGCCCTCTCTACACGTGGCCCTCACCACTCCCCTCACCCTCGCCCTCCCTGCACCTTCCCATCTCCAGGGGCCACTGTCCTCTCTCTTTCCAGGACCTGATGCAGTAGCTTCCCCACATGAGGCATGGTGTGGTGATGGTCTCCCTCTGCCTGACCCATTTCAGCTAGGACCCTGTGCTCCAGGGCCATGCCCAGGGCCAGCAGGGACAGGATGCCATTCTTGTTGGCTGAATGGCATTCCTCCTCTGTGGATAGTATATTTTCCCCTTattaattaagggacaatgtggtCATCAGGGAAAGTGCTTTAACACTCATGGAGTTAAGGAGTTAAGGACAGGCCTCTTGGACTCCACATCCCACCTCCTGGGAACCCTGGGCAGAGGTccttccctccccccaccccccgacAAAGCCTCAGGCTGTTCTAACCCATGGCTCTGCTGGGCTCAGGTCAGGCTGCACATGGTGGGCTCTCCTGTCCACTGCTGTCCAAGCTGGTCCTGCAGCTAGTACACATACAGTGTGGGGGTCTTAGGAGGACTTGCTCCCAGGATCCTCTAGTCGTGGCATTAGGACCACTCTGTGTAGGGGGCACATCTGGGACAAAGCTCTGCCTGAGCAAACTTCTATCCAGGACATTCTATGAAATGCAGGTGGAGAAAGACCACCTCTACACTCTGGCACCCTGTAGGCCTGCAGAGTCGCCCCATGGGTGCAGCCAGGTTTTCTGCTCAGTGACTGTTCTAGCACACAACTCAGAGTTGGCACAGACCAACACTTTACCCAGTCCCAGGCCTGCATCCACATCCTTAGATGGTCACTAGGACCACCTCAGTCCAGTCTGTGCTGCTCTGAGCAGCTCCTGATCTGAGGGTTCACAAGGAGAGAGCTGTGCTGCAGCAGGTTCTGGAGACCAGGGTGCAAACACCCAGGTGCTGCTCCTGACCAGGGTCCTGAGGCTGCAGCACCACAtggcaggaggcaggaggcaaAGAGAGGCAGATGGGGCTGGACCCCTGAGTGGTGCTGGGATCTTCCTGAGGGATGAGCGTGCCATTAATGGCCTCCACCAGCCCTAGGGAATCTCCCACTGAAGTGCCATTGGTCCACACCTGGGGCACCACCAGAAAATCACATCATCTGCTAGATTCCTAATTATCTGCATTGATAAAGATGTCATCATATTTCACAAGGGACACAGTTTAACTGTGGCCTCCATGAGACACATCAATAGTTATAGGGAACTCAACGCTCCTGGTGATGGGACGCTCCACTTGTTGGGTCTAAGAGAGCAGGAGATCACAGCTCTGTGACCTTAGTGTCCAGCTGTGCTGCTGCTCCTCCCACAGTGACCTCTGTGACATGCCAGGGCATCTCCACCATGACCATGAAGGACACACAGGGCTGCTGCCACCAGGTGACCTTCCTGATCCTGTGACTGCCTGAGCTGAAGGAGACCCACTGCACATCTGTGGTCACACAGAGCAACCCTGGAGCTGACCCACCAGTGATAGGGACTCACTTGATTAATCCTTATCAATCCCAGGACCTTGAGAGGTGGACCTGTCCTCTCCTGGTTGACCCAGTGTGACCCATGGCTTCTCCTGCACTAGCACTGCCCCCAGAACCACAGGCCAAGGAGCCCAATGTCTGATCACACTTGAGATCCTGCCCAGGTTATCACAGACCAAGGTGTCTGGCTGACCCTGAGGGACAGCAGCAGTGACTATGGGAAGAGCAGCCTGGGTTCCACTTGTTCTGCCCCAGTCAGACGTCCCCAGAGGCAGAGAGGCCCAGAGACCAGGGAGGGCAGGACAGGAGCTCACAGGTGGGCTGGGAGGGCTGCACAGTGTCCAtgca
This region of Callospermophilus lateralis isolate mCalLat2 chromosome 3, mCalLat2.hap1, whole genome shotgun sequence genomic DNA includes:
- the LOC143641503 gene encoding uncharacterized protein LOC143641503; its protein translation is MESVLSWVFLVAVFKGVQCEVQLVESGGGLVQPGGSLRLSCAASGFTFSDYWMHWVRQAPGKGLEWVSYISSSSGTINYADSVKGRFTISRENSKNTLYLQMSSLRAEDTATYYCARDTVRGPQYHGDPSQTLSLTCAVSGFSITTSYYCWEWIRQPPGQGLEWIGDICYNGNTYYNPSLKSRVSISRDTSKNQFSLQLSSMTTEDTATYYCARDTVRGPQCCEKVVGVVKDFPGMKHLDVPLMWILLLDEGVLCQVQLQESGPGLVKPSQTLSLTCAVSGFSITTSNSYWHWIRQPPGNGLEWIGRISYGGNTKYSPSLTSRVSISRDTSKNQFSLQLSSLTTEDTATYYCARATVRGPQCGILHVDVVSRVLLLLGSTPRAMTVSGVSLGV